AAACGCGGTGGTCGCGTCTGGATCAATATCTTCCCTGATCATCCCGTAACCAAGAAACCTCTTGAGGTGCGGATGGGTAAGGGTAAAGGTAACGTGGAATTCTACGTTGCTTACATCAAACCCGGTCGGGTCCTCTACGAGATGGACGGTGTTACACCTGAAGTCGCAGCGCAAGCTTTGGAACTCGCAGGGTCGAAACTGCCGATCAGAACCAAACTGCTGACTAAATCGGAGGATCCCTGGTCATAATGGATTACTTTAAAATTACAGCCGATGAGCTGCGGTCGAAAGACAAAGGTGAATTGCAGAGTGCTGCAGGTGAAGTGCGAAAAAAGCTTGCTGAAATTCGTATGGACATCTATACAGCGCCAGCAGTGAATGTGAGCAAAGTGAAGAAGCTGCGCAAGACCCTTGCCCGTCTCCTCACTGTGCAAAACGAAAAAGCTCGTGCGAAAGCTTGAGGGGTAGTGAGCAATGTCTGAACAAAAAGAAAAGAAGTCCAAGCCAGTGTTCGGTGTTGTCACCTCTGACAAGATGCAGAAATCGCGCGTTGTCACTGTTGAGCACCTTGTGAAACATCCCCGTTACGGCAAATACATGAAACGCCGTACCAAACTGATGTTCCACGACGAAAAGAACGAAAGCCGAATCGGTGATTCCGTACTGATCATCCCTTCTCGGCCCCATAGCGCTCGTAAGCGCTTTGATCTCTTGAAAATCGTGCAAAAAGCGGGCGAGCTTGTCGCCGAGTAATGGCAGATAGATGCAAGACCAAAGGGCTTTAATATGATCCAGATGGAATCCGTACTACTCAGTGGTGACAACTCCGGGGCGAAAGTCCTGAAGTGTTTCAAAGTACTGGGCGGCAGTAAAAAGCGCTTCGCGACCGTAGGCGACACCATCGTCGTGTCCGTGAAAGAAGCTCTGCCCAATAGCAAAGTGAAAAAAGGTAGCGTTCATAAGGCTGTGATCGTGCGGACTGCAAAAGAAGTCCAACGTAAAGACGGCAGCACGATCAAGTTTGACGAGAACGCAGCGGTGCTGATCAAGGGTAA
Above is a window of Oligoflexus sp. DNA encoding:
- the rplP gene encoding 50S ribosomal protein L16, with translation MLSPKKMKFRKQHKGRIKGEAERGSKLSFGDFGLQALEAGKITARQIEAARIAMTRHIKRGGRVWINIFPDHPVTKKPLEVRMGKGKGNVEFYVAYIKPGRVLYEMDGVTPEVAAQALELAGSKLPIRTKLLTKSEDPWS
- the rpmC gene encoding 50S ribosomal protein L29; protein product: MDYFKITADELRSKDKGELQSAAGEVRKKLAEIRMDIYTAPAVNVSKVKKLRKTLARLLTVQNEKARAKA
- the rpsQ gene encoding 30S ribosomal protein S17, with the translated sequence MSEQKEKKSKPVFGVVTSDKMQKSRVVTVEHLVKHPRYGKYMKRRTKLMFHDEKNESRIGDSVLIIPSRPHSARKRFDLLKIVQKAGELVAE
- the rplN gene encoding 50S ribosomal protein L14 gives rise to the protein MIQMESVLLSGDNSGAKVLKCFKVLGGSKKRFATVGDTIVVSVKEALPNSKVKKGSVHKAVIVRTAKEVQRKDGSTIKFDENAAVLIKGKDNEPVGTRIFGPVAREVRQKGFVRIASLAPEVL